AACTAATTGTTTCAAACTGATTGGAAAAGAAAAAAGATGCCAAGCCCGTTGATACAATAATTCCAAGTAAATAGGACATTCCCAGCGACTTTGGTGAAAAGTAAAGAACTATTAAAATCGTAGCTAAGCACAATCCTGCTGTAGCGATACTATAGATGTTAATGAAGTGTAAATTACCAAAAATCTCTTTTATATTCAAATGAAAAAACTGAAATTTGTCAATCGCGTGCAGTCCAAGGAAGTTTGGTATCTGCCCGCTAAAGATAATCAGCGCAATTCCTGACTGAAATCCTACAATAATAGATGACGGAAAATACTTGATTAAAGCTCCTACTTTGCATAGCGCAAAGATAATGAGGAGAATCCCTGACATAAAGCCGGCAATTAATAAGTTTTCATAGCCATATTGCAACACAATTCCTAATAAAACAGGAACAAACGCACCCGTAGGTCCAGCGATTTGAAACCTACATCCACCTAAAATAGCAATTAACAATCCCGCTACAATCGTCGTATAAAGTCCTGTAACAGGCGATATTCCAGAAGCTATCGCAAATCCTAACCCTAAAGGTATAGCTATAATGCCAACAACAATACCCGATAGTATATCTTTCTTCAAATGCTGCAAGGAGTAATTTCGAAAAACCTCTAGATTCATAAGTGTACATCAGCCTCCATTTTAAGTAGTGAGGTTACCCATTCGTATTTTGGTCATACAACCTTATTGAGCTTTCTCAAAATAAGGTGGGCTACTCGATTACTTCTATCTTAAAGGAGACAACTTACAAAAAAATAAAGAGGAAATTAGAAGTTTCTTAGACAGTTATTAAAATTTTCTTAAAAATTCTTATTTTTATTCTTTTAGTTATTTTTTAGATAAAATGCGGTTCTTTGTTGTAAATAAAGCAAGATAACTAGACCCTATAGTAACGATAGAATGAATGGATGTGGACAGGCTGTGTTTAAAAATCTTTAAGTTTAAGTAGACGACACGCCTACCTCCATTCGTTTAACTATATTCGAATTCATAGGAAGCTCGGTTACATAAGGCCAATTAATTACAAACGTGAACACTAAAAGACAGAGGCTTTGAATCATAATTCAAAGCCCCTGTTTTTACTAATAAGATATATAATACCAATTCTTTTGTATCTTTTCTATTTCATCAAACTTCAGACCAAAATCGCCCGATGAAGGTTTACGGTTTTTTGGGTCATACACAAAACCCGAGAAATGGCCGAATAGTCCACTGCTTGTAAAGAAAAGTACGGAGATTGCCTTTCCTTTGGTTTCTACTGCAACATCATCTCGACCTCTGGACACACTCGCATACTCTTTCGGTAGATCAATCAGCGATGAGTTGTCGGGTTCATTGGAGAAAGGAATGAGCGATGGGTAGTCGACTCCATCGGCTTTCAAGACGCCACTTTGTATGTTAGCTGCCACTTCTTTTCTCTTCTGCTGATGGAGTTTAAAGTTTATGTCTAAATTAAGCTGCTCAGACGGAATGAAGAACCACAGCACAACGGTTATCACTTGAATAACCAGTGGTAGCCACTTTCTACTACTAAAGAGATAAATCAATGTCCACAGCGTTAGTAATAAAAAGAAAGGAAGGACAAAGAATAACCATATATATGGACTTACGTATTTCCCTATACGATCATCTAAATCCCATTGAAACAGGGACAATAAAAAAATGAACAAACTGCTACATAACGATAAAAGCAAAGTTAAATGACGTTTCACATATTTCCCTCTCTCTGAAATAATTCTTTTTAACCTTCACTCTTTATCATTCATTATTTACTATAGTTCTGTGAATCCGCTTTAAGAATTCTCTTATTATTCTAGAAAGCCCATTATTGGCGTTATAAAAATACCCAAAAGAATAAGTTTTATAGTGCGGAGGAGCAAAGTTAACGACTACATATTGATCACTTCTAGATAAACCAGCATCTGTTTTAAATGCGTAGTCAAATCCTATATTTATTGCCGTATTATTTTCCAATGTATGACGAATTGTATCTACATTATTGGTAGTAAACAAGATATCACATGGCAGTGAACTAAAACCTTTCATAAATTCCTGAATATACTTGTCGTTATATAAAACAATTGGCTGGTTAATTAACATCTCTTCAGTAATGAGTGTTTGTTTGGCTAATGGCGACTTCTTATTTACTGCAGCTACCATATGACCATCCAATAACTTTTTAAATACCAAGTTCCGATACTTTTTTTCTTCTTTTTCTGTATAAGTAATGAAACCTACATCTACTTCCCCATCTAGAACTTTATCTATAATATACTCGGTGCTATTTTCATAGACAGAAGCCTTTATGTTCGGATATTCTCTTTTAATTTCTGTTATTAAGCGAACGAGAATCTCCATTGGTCCTGGGTAGGTTGCAATCTTTATTTCACCATTCATTGTATTTGTATACGCTTCTGCTTCATCCATAAATTCTTGAATTTTCAATAAAGCAGCGCTGGCCTTTTCAATTAACCTATGACCTTCTTCAGTTGGAATAGATCCTCTTCTGGAACGATGAAAAATCATTATATTTAGTTCTTTCTCTAAATTTTTTATAGATTGGCTTAATGCAGGTAACGTAATATGCAGGTTACCAGCTGCTTCTTTTAGTGAACCCGTTTTATCTATTTCCACTATATGTTTCAATTGTTCAATATTCATAATGCCCTCTTTTTCTTTTAGTTAAGTATTACTTAACAATCGTTAATATTAACTAAATTTACCATAAGTATATCTGGTTGTATACTGATAGATATAGTAAAAGAAATGACACAAGGAGATGGAGTATATGAAGGCGCTAAGATGGCATAATCAAAAAGATATTCGTCTTGAAGAAATAAATGAACCAGTTGTACAGGCTGGTCAGGTAAAAATGAAAGTTAAATGGTGTGGAATTTGCGGTAGTGATTTGCATGAATACTTAGGTGGTCCCATCTTTATTCCAGTTGATAAACCGCACCCTCTCACTAATGAGGTTGCTCCAGTGACGCTTGGACATGAATTCTCAGGTGAAGTAGTAGAGGTTGGAGAAGGTGTAACCCATTATAAAGTTGGTGATCGTGTGGTTGTTGAGCCAATCTTTTCTACACATGGACACCAAGGTGCTTATAATCTAGATGAACAAATGGGATTCTTAGGTTTAGCCGGAGGCGGTGGCGGTCTTAGTGAATATGTCGCAGTAGACGAAGAACTTTTATTCAAACTTCCAGATGATTTATCTTATGAACAAGGTGCTCTAGTAGAACCAGCGGCAGTAGCTCTTTATGCAGTACGTTCAAGTAAAGTGAAAGCCGGAGACAAAGTTGCTGTATTTGGATGTGGACCAATTGGACTTCTTGTCATTGAAGCGTTGAAAGCAGCAGGTGCAACCGATATTTATGCAGTTGAATTATCTCCAGAAAGACAAGCGAAAGCAGAAGAATTAGGAGCTATCATCATTAATCCTGCTGAAGTTGAAGATACGGTAGCCGAAATTGCTAGATTAACTGACGGTGGCGTAGATGTATCATTTGAAGTAACAGGCGTACCTATTGTATTACGTCAAGCCATCCAATCTACGGGAATTGGCGGAGAAACGATTATCGTTAGCATATGGGAAAAAGGAGCAGAAATTCTACCGAATGATATTGTAATTAAAGAACGAACTGTTAAAGGAATCATTGGCTATCGTAACGTGTTCCCAGCAGTATTGTCTCTTATGCAAAAAGGCTACTTCTCAGCCGAAAAGTTAGTAACGAAAAAGATAGCTCTAGACGATGTAATTGAAGAAGGGTTTGAAAGCCTGATTAAAGAAAAAAACCAAGTTAAAATTCTGGTTAAATCGGAACAGCAATAACAATCATCAACAATGAAGATTTCTCTAAGCCACTGATCGTAATTAGTGGCTTTTTATTTCTTTAATCGGGTCCAGCCGAGAGATGTGTAAAATTTCACCAACACAATTTGACAGTTTAGAAGAATGAACGAGTCAACTACATAACGATGCCCATTAATTTAATTACATTTGAATCCGTGGGACGCTTGGTTACATGAATCCCATGCATTACGGAATTGATCCCCTAAAAAACTTTCCTAGTCTAGTGTTGAGGTACCAATGGGTTAATCGACGAGGACCAGACATATATAAAATACATATGCCCGCCCTTTTTAACCACCGTAGTAATACTTTAAAAAGTTTAAGATGGATAACAGGATAATCAAAATAACCAAAACTCCTTCTATTAATATCCTTCGCCCTTCTTTTGGGGATTTCTTTTGTTTTTTATGGGCATACAAAACCAGTTTTCGAAAGGAAATGTGAAGTAAAATAACGAAGACAAACAAACCAATCTTCACAAGAATAAACAGATTATCACATCCGTTTCAACAAACTAAAGATCTAAGAGACATTCGGCAAACAACTTAGCTATGAAACTTTTTATTTTCTTTGTTCTTTTGATAATCTACAAAAAAGGATACTGGAACTGCTCCAATACCTATACCAATCGAAATAAACAGCGACTGGTTCAGCTGAAGACTCGGATTTGCCGCTGCCTTACTATAAATGATAAAACACACAAAGCTTAAAAGGCCTATAGCTAAAGGAATGAGCGCGTGCTTGTACCATTTCATTGTATTAGCCTCCCCTCTTTTTCACCCCGCCTAGCTTGATAGTCGCAGCATACGATTTATTTGTCAGCAATTAAGAGATGCACCGATTAATAGCACAATCCTGTTTAGGTAAAATGACTTCCCGCTATAGCGCTGGCTAAAAGAACGATTACGGCTAGCTCTCTTATCATATAGGTTTGGCTTTCACTCAAAGGTTTCCCCTTTCTTTCACTCATAACAGGGTAAAAATAAAAAAGGTAAAAAGATAAAAGAAAACCCATACCCGCTGTCACAGCTATGATCATTTCCAAATTATCACATCTCCTTTTTCTTCCTTTTCCTTCTTTTCTTCTTGTTAAACAAGTTTAGCCAAGTAGTCAGCGGCGCCTCTCCAGAACATACGAGTCCTCTTGAAATCATACAAAAATAAAAAAGGCAGGATTTCTCCTGCCTTTTTGCATATGTAATTCCTCTTCACTATGTCAACTCAGCGCTTTTAGCGAGCATAAAAGCAGAGATACTAAACAAAACAATCAATAAAGAAGCGGCATGTAACAGTAAAAAAAGAAATTTTTGGCCGCCTTTAATGAAGCACGAATAAATCATTCCTAGGATTGTTACTAAGATTAAAAGTGCTGCTGCTATTTTAATTACTATAGCAAAGAAAGCTCCTGCAAATACAATTGACGGAATAAAACACGCTACAATAATTATGTACAAAATCAGTGTAGCAATAAAAGCGTTTTTTGATACGTTTGAAGCACGTTTAAACAAATTCCCCATATAATCTCCTTTCCCATTTTAAAACTGCATCTTTTACTATAATACATGTGTCTAGAGGACACAATTAACTTTTGTGAAAACCTTAATAAGTTAAGCTTGATCACCAATAATATCAGCTATATTTTTGAGATCTTGTTTGCTTAGTTTATCAAATGTTCTAGCTGTTTTTTTGTTTGAATTATTTGATGATAAATAACCTTAAAGAACGCTTTGTAGTATTTACTTCAAAATCAATTCATACTAAAATTCTCTCTTCCGGTAGATAAACAGCGCAATAAAGTAAGAAGCAATATACATTACCATCCCCAAAAGAGTATATAAGATAGGAACATGCAAAGAAGAAGCGATCGGTAAGCTGGATGCTGCTAATATTTCAACTATATACCCAACAACTCCTTGTAAAGCAATCGCAACGAAAAGGCCGCCCATTCCACCTCCAAGTACTATTCCGTCAGATTTCTCTGCCCCGAATACATAAAGAAGCGGATAAGCAATTGCACCGGCGAAAAGTACGATAAATGTACCAAACGAAACGATATTTACTATATTCTCTACTGCACTCTTGGAAATAAGCGAATACATTGAGAAAACACCATAAGATAGGATGGTTCCGCTGACGACAATTAAAAAGTAAAAAATATAGTGACTTTGCACCACATTTTTCCGGCTAATTGGAAGGGTAAGCACGTATTTGTCATAGCCGGTTTTGCTTTCTAGTTTGATCACTTCAAGCGCTGGCATTGCCATTAATAAAATAATTAACATCGCTATAATACGATAAAATGAAGGATCAGCAAAATAAAAGATGACTGCAGAAATAACTATGGCGAGCGCTGTGTAAGTCAAAAAGCTTCGGTGAATGAGGTAATAGTTCGTTAACAATAGACCTTTCATTTATCGTTCACTCCTTGTTAAAAGCACGCTTAGTTCTTCCATCGACATCGGTTCAGTTACAGTTCCTTCTGGCAGCTGATGCTTATCTGATACGAGTACACGGGCAGACGTATCATACGTTCTTTTTGCCACTACTACATCTTCAGGAAGTACATTCAGCTGTTCTTCCTTCATAACGGCAATTGCGTACTCCTCAAACACTTTCTCTTTTTCTTCATTTAATAAAATTTCACCGTTTTTAATCACAACAAGATGGCTCGCGATTTTTTCGACGTCGCTCATAATGTGAGATGAAAGCAGTATTCCGCTGTTCCCATCGCTGACAAAAGCTTTTAATTCATCTAATATCTGCTCTCTAGACGAAGGATCCAATCCTCCTGTCGCTTCATCTAACAGCAATAGTTTAGCACCGTGAGACAGCGCTACCGCTAGAGATAATTTCATCGACATGCCGCGTGAAAACGTATGTATTTTTTTATCTTCTGGCAATGAAAAAGAATGAATCAACCGGTGAAAATCAGCTTCTTCCCAAGAATTAAACAGCTTCTTAAAAACGTTGTTTAACTGTTTTATCGTTAAAGAAACCGGCAGATTAATCGCATCAAACACGACTCCAATGTCTTCTTTAATCGTCGCATCTTTATTTAAATTGTCTTCACCAAATATTTCGACCGTACCGCTATCTCTTGAAATCAGTCCTAGTACCGCCTTAAACGTCGTCGATTTCCCTGCTCCGTTATCACCAATAAATCCTACAATCGATCCAGGAGGTACATGAAATGAAACATCTTTTAAAACCTCATTTTGGCCAAACGATTTTGCCATGTTTCTAACTTCTAAAAGATTTGTCATTTGCTCACTTCACTTTCTCTATTAGTAGTTAGTGTAATCTAATCGCTATGATGATTCGTAATATCACCTTTTTTTTACAAAAATGAATATTCACTACCAATTATAGCTAGTAAACTACAAAAAGTCGATGACAACCTAAAGCTTTATTACTCCTTCGTTTGTTTTTTATAATCGTAATATGTATGACAACATCTGCCTGTACTATTCTTATCCTATCCACTTATCAAAAGCGCAAATAAAAAAAGGATCTCCTATAAAAGATCCTTTTTTCTTCACTATAATTGATGACCCTGCTTTTTTTCTTTTTCACTTAATACGTAGTCTGTTATAAAACCAAGAATAAGTCCAACGGCTACCGGTATTAAACCGCCTTTTGCTTCCATTTGAAAATTTTCCGGTTCATTTACATAAATCCACTGAACTGAAAGCAACGAAATATGAAAGGTATTTCCGATAAAAAATAAAAGTGCTATGGTGCCAATTGTTACGCCGAATGAAATGATGTATTTCTTCACTGTACCCCTCCTTTCATTAAAAGGCTGC
The genomic region above belongs to Priestia megaterium and contains:
- a CDS encoding SulP family inorganic anion transporter — encoded protein: MNLEVFRNYSLQHLKKDILSGIVVGIIAIPLGLGFAIASGISPVTGLYTTIVAGLLIAILGGCRFQIAGPTGAFVPVLLGIVLQYGYENLLIAGFMSGILLIIFALCKVGALIKYFPSSIIVGFQSGIALIIFSGQIPNFLGLHAIDKFQFFHLNIKEIFGNLHFINIYSIATAGLCLATILIVLYFSPKSLGMSYLLGIIVSTGLASFFFSNQFETISSIYGEIPRHFPAPAFPNITVERVVTLLPSAFVIAILVGLQSLLTARVADEMTKSKHSSKKELIGQGIVNMVTPLFSGIPAAGEIARTVTNIKNGASSPIAGMTHAIFVLIVLLVLAPYASYVALASLAPVLMVVAWNISKKEQFAKVIKEKSFHSLVLLTTFSLTVFTNLTIGIAVGLCLCGIHFMVKKSREKQKLLRKTG
- a CDS encoding LysR family transcriptional regulator; this translates as MNIEQLKHIVEIDKTGSLKEAAGNLHITLPALSQSIKNLEKELNIMIFHRSRRGSIPTEEGHRLIEKASAALLKIQEFMDEAEAYTNTMNGEIKIATYPGPMEILVRLITEIKREYPNIKASVYENSTEYIIDKVLDGEVDVGFITYTEKEEKKYRNLVFKKLLDGHMVAAVNKKSPLAKQTLITEEMLINQPIVLYNDKYIQEFMKGFSSLPCDILFTTNNVDTIRHTLENNTAINIGFDYAFKTDAGLSRSDQYVVVNFAPPHYKTYSFGYFYNANNGLSRIIREFLKRIHRTIVNNE
- a CDS encoding 2,3-butanediol dehydrogenase, encoding MKALRWHNQKDIRLEEINEPVVQAGQVKMKVKWCGICGSDLHEYLGGPIFIPVDKPHPLTNEVAPVTLGHEFSGEVVEVGEGVTHYKVGDRVVVEPIFSTHGHQGAYNLDEQMGFLGLAGGGGGLSEYVAVDEELLFKLPDDLSYEQGALVEPAAVALYAVRSSKVKAGDKVAVFGCGPIGLLVIEALKAAGATDIYAVELSPERQAKAEELGAIIINPAEVEDTVAEIARLTDGGVDVSFEVTGVPIVLRQAIQSTGIGGETIIVSIWEKGAEILPNDIVIKERTVKGIIGYRNVFPAVLSLMQKGYFSAEKLVTKKIALDDVIEEGFESLIKEKNQVKILVKSEQQ
- a CDS encoding ABC-2 transporter permease; translated protein: MKGLLLTNYYLIHRSFLTYTALAIVISAVIFYFADPSFYRIIAMLIILLMAMPALEVIKLESKTGYDKYVLTLPISRKNVVQSHYIFYFLIVVSGTILSYGVFSMYSLISKSAVENIVNIVSFGTFIVLFAGAIAYPLLYVFGAEKSDGIVLGGGMGGLFVAIALQGVVGYIVEILAASSLPIASSLHVPILYTLLGMVMYIASYFIALFIYRKREF
- a CDS encoding ABC transporter ATP-binding protein — encoded protein: MTNLLEVRNMAKSFGQNEVLKDVSFHVPPGSIVGFIGDNGAGKSTTFKAVLGLISRDSGTVEIFGEDNLNKDATIKEDIGVVFDAINLPVSLTIKQLNNVFKKLFNSWEEADFHRLIHSFSLPEDKKIHTFSRGMSMKLSLAVALSHGAKLLLLDEATGGLDPSSREQILDELKAFVSDGNSGILLSSHIMSDVEKIASHLVVIKNGEILLNEEKEKVFEEYAIAVMKEEQLNVLPEDVVVAKRTYDTSARVLVSDKHQLPEGTVTEPMSMEELSVLLTRSER